A window of Leptospira brenneri contains these coding sequences:
- a CDS encoding TIGR02757 family protein, producing the protein MQIDLQRLHSKLEDLRTKYQNLNYLDTDPICFPKAYKDPLDIEVVSFISCLFAYGNVKSIQGFLRPLLLALGNSPFQTLRDQNEEYQSFLSKLNVYRFQTKKDNQIFFQTLGRVLSESKTNSPIWESKFLNSQNRFDEESSISRFQSFWEGEFKKTLGKKELTYGLQFLIGKSEAKSPKKRLSLFLRWMVRNSYPDFGIYKIIQPNQIPFPLDVHIQKLIRILGITDRKSFGVKEAYLIKEFFMNLNPTDPLLYDFYLTRVGIIEKCNASYQKEICENCYLKEVCLVVPRGIEPRLQG; encoded by the coding sequence ATGCAGATTGATTTACAACGACTCCATTCAAAATTAGAAGATCTAAGAACAAAGTACCAAAATCTAAACTATCTAGATACTGATCCCATTTGTTTTCCGAAAGCATACAAAGATCCTCTCGATATCGAAGTGGTTTCTTTCATTTCCTGTTTGTTTGCTTATGGAAACGTTAAGAGCATCCAAGGTTTTTTAAGGCCACTACTCCTTGCTCTAGGAAATTCTCCCTTCCAAACTTTACGAGATCAAAATGAAGAGTATCAATCCTTCTTGAGTAAGCTAAATGTTTACAGGTTCCAAACCAAAAAGGACAACCAAATCTTCTTCCAAACACTAGGAAGAGTACTCTCGGAATCCAAAACGAACTCCCCCATCTGGGAATCAAAATTTCTAAACTCTCAAAATAGGTTCGACGAAGAAAGTTCCATAAGCCGGTTCCAAAGTTTTTGGGAGGGTGAGTTCAAAAAAACATTGGGGAAAAAAGAACTTACTTATGGTCTACAATTCTTAATTGGCAAATCAGAAGCAAAGTCCCCTAAAAAACGCCTTTCCTTATTTTTACGATGGATGGTAAGAAATTCCTATCCCGATTTCGGAATCTACAAAATCATCCAACCCAACCAAATCCCCTTCCCTCTGGATGTTCACATTCAAAAATTAATACGAATTTTAGGAATCACGGACCGTAAAAGTTTTGGAGTGAAAGAAGCATATCTAATCAAAGAATTTTTTATGAATCTAAACCCCACCGATCCTTTGTTATACGACTTCTATTTAACTCGAGTTGGGATCATTGAAAAATGTAATGCATCATATCAAAAAGAGATTTGTGAGAATTGTTATTTGAAGGAGGTTTGTTTGGTAGTGCCACGGGGAATTGAACCCCGATTGCAAGGATGA
- a CDS encoding adenylosuccinate synthase: MPANLVVGAQWGDEGKAKVIDYLSKDTDIIVRYQGGANAGHTVVVGGKKYIFHLVPSGIIYDNTTCVIGNGVVLDPEYFLKECADLESHGFKVKEKVLISDSCHILLPYHRLIDEAREAGSSPERKIGTTKKGIGMCYADKMLRNGVRAGDLLDKDLLKRKLTHILEVKNQELVKYYDLEPVNITEMYDFLLDFADKMGKNIVNTVYYLNSELQKGKRVLLEGAQGTGLDIDFGTYPYVTSSNPTTGGALAGSGVSFRYLQDVIGITKAYATRVGEGPFPSEILGEAGDVLRKLGGEYGSTTGRPRRCGWFDVQMIKHAVTVNGINSLVLTKIDVLSHYDNIPVVVGYEYKGKKLDFFPSQGLEDVKPLFAEFKGWKDDISGINSFSKLPALCQSYIKSLQELVNTKIGIVSTGPDREHTIIMD; the protein is encoded by the coding sequence ATGCCTGCAAATTTAGTTGTCGGAGCACAATGGGGTGATGAGGGAAAGGCAAAGGTAATTGATTACCTTTCCAAAGATACGGATATCATTGTAAGATACCAAGGTGGAGCAAATGCAGGTCATACTGTGGTTGTTGGTGGAAAAAAGTATATTTTCCATTTGGTTCCTTCTGGAATCATTTATGACAATACCACTTGTGTGATTGGAAACGGAGTGGTTTTAGACCCAGAATATTTTTTAAAAGAATGTGCCGATTTAGAATCTCATGGGTTCAAAGTGAAGGAAAAAGTTCTTATCAGTGATTCTTGTCATATCCTTCTTCCTTACCACCGATTGATTGACGAAGCAAGAGAAGCCGGTTCTTCTCCCGAAAGAAAGATCGGAACAACGAAAAAAGGAATTGGGATGTGTTACGCAGATAAAATGCTACGTAACGGAGTTCGGGCTGGCGACCTTTTAGACAAAGACCTTCTGAAAAGAAAACTAACTCACATATTGGAAGTCAAAAACCAAGAGTTAGTCAAATACTATGATTTGGAACCAGTGAATATCACTGAAATGTATGATTTCCTTTTGGACTTCGCGGACAAAATGGGAAAAAACATTGTGAACACAGTGTATTACCTCAATTCAGAGTTACAAAAGGGAAAACGTGTTCTTCTGGAAGGCGCACAAGGAACCGGTCTCGACATTGATTTCGGAACTTATCCTTATGTAACTAGTTCCAATCCGACTACAGGTGGAGCTCTGGCAGGTTCTGGAGTGAGCTTTCGGTATTTACAAGATGTGATTGGGATTACAAAAGCCTATGCCACCAGAGTGGGAGAAGGTCCATTCCCTTCTGAGATTCTGGGAGAAGCAGGAGACGTTTTGCGTAAGTTAGGTGGTGAGTATGGATCCACTACCGGAAGACCAAGACGTTGTGGTTGGTTTGATGTTCAAATGATCAAACATGCGGTAACCGTAAATGGAATTAATTCGCTTGTTCTGACTAAAATTGATGTACTCAGTCACTATGACAACATTCCTGTTGTTGTTGGTTATGAATATAAAGGTAAAAAGTTGGATTTTTTCCCATCGCAAGGATTAGAGGACGTAAAACCGCTGTTTGCTGAGTTTAAAGGATGGAAGGATGATATCTCTGGAATTAATTCTTTCTCTAAATTACCAGCACTATGCCAGTCGTACATTAAGTCCTTACAGGAGCTTGTGAATACTAAGATTGGAATTGTTTCTACAGGACCTGATCGTGAACACACGATCATCATGGACTAA
- a CDS encoding hydroxymethylglutaryl-CoA lyase: MELVKITEVGPRDGLQNEKTILSTQDKFEFVSRLVESGVKNIELTSFVRKDRIPQMGDATELAALVLPKFQNTVQFSCLTPNTKGYEGAKDSGFSEVAVFTATSETFTKKNINMTIQESLDFFKPIFTLAKQDGIRVRGYISTVIACPYEGKIEPEKTLEIAERLLDAGAYEISLGETIGVAVPSEVEALLEVLFKKFPKTYFAGHFHDTYGMAIANAKQALSMGIRSFDSSAGGLGGCPYAKGAAGNVATEDLVYFLHKEGYHTGIELNSIMAASRFMEEKIQRKLTSRTYIAMKNAD, from the coding sequence TTGGAACTAGTTAAAATCACAGAAGTAGGACCAAGAGATGGACTGCAAAATGAAAAGACCATTCTCTCCACTCAGGATAAATTTGAATTCGTATCTCGTCTAGTAGAAAGCGGAGTTAAAAATATAGAACTCACTTCCTTTGTCAGAAAGGATCGGATTCCACAGATGGGAGATGCTACAGAGTTAGCGGCCCTAGTCCTTCCTAAGTTCCAAAATACAGTCCAATTTTCTTGCCTGACTCCTAATACAAAAGGATACGAAGGTGCCAAGGACTCGGGTTTTTCGGAAGTTGCCGTTTTTACCGCCACATCGGAAACCTTTACCAAAAAAAATATCAATATGACCATACAAGAGAGTTTGGATTTTTTCAAACCCATCTTTACTTTGGCCAAACAAGATGGGATTAGAGTCCGAGGTTATATTTCTACTGTGATCGCCTGTCCCTATGAAGGAAAAATAGAACCGGAAAAAACCTTAGAAATCGCAGAACGACTATTAGATGCCGGTGCTTACGAAATTTCTTTAGGAGAAACCATCGGGGTCGCCGTTCCTTCTGAAGTGGAAGCCCTTCTCGAAGTCCTTTTTAAGAAATTTCCAAAAACTTATTTTGCCGGGCACTTTCATGATACATACGGGATGGCCATCGCCAATGCAAAACAGGCATTATCTATGGGGATTCGTAGCTTTGATAGTTCGGCAGGGGGTCTCGGTGGTTGTCCTTATGCCAAAGGTGCTGCGGGGAATGTTGCCACAGAAGACTTAGTGTATTTTCTACATAAAGAAGGATATCATACTGGAATCGAATTAAATTCCATAATGGCAGCAAGTCGGTTTATGGAAGAAAAAATTCAAAGAAAACTAACCTCTAGAACTTATATTGCCATGAAGAATGCAGATTGA
- a CDS encoding ATP phosphoribosyltransferase regulatory subunit: MNQKHKTISSEQKWIPDGFHFLGPEESKNRRILLQTFSELFEREGYSEINLPSFDYSNSFRIHMDHDVESLLVSKDWDGNEISPGVDLTLQVVKGMAARSHWEENQNVFYFARKIRDHKKRNASRREILQIGVESLGKSDSKQIISQIKILNELWKSSAPKISFTIVFGHSSFFRSVLKILGWNEEQTKVLRQLLYTKNVPELVSLAARENTSESHTKMIQLLLRPIPVSEMPKFQESLRTILDPKEWEILKEDLESIITFFDEWGKVQVGIASIWDPSLVRDLSYYTGFMFQGYVEGDPEPVFAGGVYNELYKSFTGISKDACGFALHLDSIEEIVNKVK; this comes from the coding sequence ATGAATCAAAAACACAAAACAATTTCCTCGGAACAAAAATGGATTCCGGATGGATTTCATTTTTTAGGCCCCGAAGAAAGCAAAAACCGGCGGATTTTACTACAAACATTTTCAGAACTCTTCGAAAGAGAGGGATATTCTGAAATCAATTTACCTTCCTTCGATTATTCTAATTCCTTTCGCATTCATATGGACCACGATGTGGAGAGTTTACTTGTCTCCAAGGATTGGGATGGGAATGAAATCTCTCCTGGTGTTGACCTAACACTGCAAGTGGTGAAGGGAATGGCAGCACGTTCTCATTGGGAAGAGAACCAAAATGTATTTTATTTTGCTCGTAAGATTCGTGACCACAAAAAACGAAATGCGTCAAGACGTGAGATTTTACAAATCGGTGTGGAATCTTTAGGAAAGAGCGATTCCAAACAAATCATATCTCAGATCAAAATTTTAAACGAACTTTGGAAAAGTTCTGCACCGAAAATCTCTTTTACGATTGTTTTTGGTCACTCTTCTTTTTTCCGTTCTGTTTTAAAGATCCTCGGTTGGAATGAGGAACAAACAAAGGTTCTACGCCAACTTCTATATACAAAAAATGTTCCTGAACTTGTTTCTCTCGCCGCAAGAGAAAATACATCGGAGTCCCATACGAAGATGATCCAACTTTTGCTCCGGCCGATTCCCGTCAGTGAAATGCCAAAATTTCAGGAGTCACTACGGACAATTTTAGATCCTAAGGAATGGGAAATCCTGAAAGAAGATTTGGAATCGATCATTACTTTCTTTGATGAGTGGGGAAAGGTGCAAGTGGGGATTGCAAGCATTTGGGATCCATCTCTAGTCCGTGATCTATCTTATTACACAGGATTTATGTTTCAAGGGTATGTGGAAGGAGATCCGGAACCGGTTTTTGCCGGTGGTGTTTATAACGAATTATATAAAAGTTTTACTGGAATCTCAAAGGATGCATGTGGCTTTGCTCTTCATCTCGATTCCATAGAAGAAATTGTAAATAAGGTGAAATGA